From the Streptomyces sp. KMM 9044 genome, one window contains:
- a CDS encoding CBS domain-containing protein — MLVRDAMSTVVLTIGPAHTLRQAATLMSARRVGAAVVLDPDGIGIGILTERDVLNSLGLGQNPDSERAHAHTTTDVVFAAPSWTLEDAAHAMAHGGFRHLIVLERGEPVGIVSVRDIIRCWAPLRRQAAQHTPA; from the coding sequence ATGCTCGTCCGTGACGCCATGAGCACGGTGGTCCTCACCATCGGCCCCGCCCACACTCTTCGCCAGGCCGCCACCCTGATGTCCGCCCGCCGCGTCGGCGCGGCCGTGGTCCTCGACCCCGACGGCATCGGCATCGGCATTCTCACCGAACGGGACGTCCTCAATTCGCTGGGCCTGGGACAGAACCCGGACTCCGAGCGCGCCCACGCCCACACCACCACCGACGTCGTCTTCGCCGCCCCGTCCTGGACGCTCGAGGACGCCGCCCACGCCATGGCCCACGGCGGGTTCCGCCATCTGATCGTCCTGGAGCGGGGCGAGCCCGTCGGCATCGTCTCGGTACGCGACATCATCCGCTGCTGGGCTCCCCTACGACGACAGGCCGCCCAGCACACACCTGCGTGA
- a CDS encoding sel1 repeat family protein, which produces MDVMGDRTTLFETGRIEHPSPREETRDETAEAADEAAEELRRRLAAEVGDVEAMSVLGAMLLRRGDLAGAEPHLRAATAAGDRAAANNLGVLLFQRGYPEEAAVWWRIAAVAGSAPAAHALGRYHRERGDEPAAEYWLRQSAEQEHALGAYALADLLEHRGDAAGAERWMRTAAERGHREAAYRLARTLDRKVVREAGEDTLPFLEEAEQWYRQAAARGHRRAALHLGAILEKRGELKEAGRWYLTSAKDGEARAACALAFLLRDAGDTENAAVWWLRAAQDGDGNAANALGALHAERGETQTAERWYRAAMDAGDVNGAYNLALLCAEQGRTGPAEQWYRRAAYAGHREAANALAILLLTAGDEKGAEPWFSKAAEAGSVDAAFNLGILHAGREEKEAALRWYEQAAGAGHTEAALQVGMARLRDGDEGEAERFLRCAAGGGSAEAAYRLAAVLDARRPPEPAHELGEPVNRRSECEEWYERAALQGHRRAQVRVGMLAAARGDVVEAARWYREAAEAGSRNGAFNLGLLLAREGSEPEAALWWARAADAGHGRAALRLALVYARRGELAEGQRWADRAAALGPAAVMERAIRLRDALREELSA; this is translated from the coding sequence ATGGATGTTATGGGGGACAGGACAACTCTGTTCGAGACGGGACGTATTGAGCATCCCTCCCCTCGGGAGGAAACTCGCGACGAGACCGCGGAGGCCGCCGACGAGGCGGCCGAGGAGCTGCGTCGACGGCTCGCCGCCGAAGTCGGCGACGTCGAGGCGATGAGCGTTCTCGGCGCCATGCTGCTGCGCCGCGGTGACCTTGCCGGAGCCGAACCCCATCTGCGCGCAGCCACCGCCGCGGGCGACCGCGCCGCCGCCAACAACCTGGGCGTCCTTCTGTTCCAGCGCGGCTACCCGGAGGAGGCCGCGGTGTGGTGGCGGATCGCGGCCGTCGCCGGATCGGCCCCGGCGGCGCACGCACTCGGCCGGTACCACCGGGAGCGTGGCGACGAGCCCGCCGCCGAGTACTGGCTGCGCCAGTCTGCCGAGCAGGAACACGCCCTGGGTGCCTACGCCCTCGCCGACCTGCTGGAACACCGCGGGGACGCGGCAGGTGCCGAGCGCTGGATGCGGACGGCCGCCGAGCGGGGACACCGGGAAGCCGCCTACCGCCTGGCGAGGACGCTGGACCGGAAGGTGGTCCGGGAGGCAGGCGAGGACACCCTCCCGTTCCTGGAGGAGGCCGAGCAGTGGTACCGGCAGGCCGCCGCGCGGGGACACCGCAGGGCCGCGCTGCACCTCGGCGCGATCCTGGAGAAGCGCGGCGAACTCAAGGAGGCCGGCCGCTGGTACCTGACGTCGGCCAAGGACGGGGAGGCGCGGGCCGCCTGCGCGCTCGCCTTCCTGCTGCGCGACGCCGGCGACACCGAGAACGCCGCCGTGTGGTGGCTGCGCGCCGCCCAGGACGGCGACGGCAACGCCGCCAACGCGCTGGGCGCCCTGCACGCCGAGCGCGGCGAGACCCAGACCGCCGAACGCTGGTACCGGGCCGCGATGGACGCGGGCGACGTCAACGGCGCGTACAACCTCGCGCTGCTCTGCGCCGAGCAGGGACGGACCGGCCCGGCCGAGCAGTGGTACCGCCGGGCCGCCTATGCCGGCCACCGGGAGGCGGCCAACGCGCTGGCGATCCTGCTGCTGACGGCCGGCGACGAGAAGGGGGCGGAGCCCTGGTTCTCCAAGGCCGCGGAGGCGGGCAGCGTGGACGCCGCCTTCAACCTCGGCATCCTGCACGCGGGCCGGGAGGAGAAGGAGGCCGCGCTGCGCTGGTACGAGCAGGCCGCGGGCGCCGGGCACACGGAGGCCGCGCTCCAGGTCGGCATGGCCCGGCTGCGCGACGGCGACGAGGGTGAGGCGGAGCGGTTCCTGCGGTGCGCGGCGGGCGGCGGCAGCGCCGAGGCCGCCTACCGCCTGGCGGCCGTGCTGGACGCCCGCCGCCCGCCGGAGCCTGCGCACGAACTGGGCGAGCCGGTGAACCGGCGCAGCGAGTGCGAGGAGTGGTACGAGCGCGCGGCCCTGCAGGGCCACCGGCGCGCACAGGTGCGGGTCGGCATGCTCGCCGCGGCCCGTGGTGACGTGGTCGAGGCGGCCCGCTGGTACCGGGAGGCGGCCGAGGCCGGTTCCCGCAATGGCGCGTTCAACCTGGGCCTGCTGCTGGCCCGTGAGGGCAGCGAGCCCGAGGCGGCCCTGTGGTGGGCCCGCGCGGCCGACGCCGGGCACGGGCGTGCCGCCCTGCGGCTCGCCCTGGTCTACGCGCGCCGGGGTGAGCTCGCCGAGGGGCAGCGCTGGGCCGACCGCGCGGCGGCACTGGGCCCGGCGGCGGTCATGGAGCGCGCGATCCGCCTGCGCGACGCCCTCCGGGAGGAACTCTCGGCCTGA
- the hisN gene encoding histidinol-phosphatase, giving the protein MPDYLDDLRLAHVLADAADAATMDRFKALDLKVETKPDMTPVTEADRGAEDVVRGHLKRARPRDAVLGEEYGVEGTGPRRWVIDPIDGTKNYVRGVPVWATLISLTEAGEGGFQPVVGLVSAPALGRRWWAAKGHGAYSGRSLTSASRLQVSRVSKLADASFAYSSLSGWEEQGRLDGFLDLTREVWRTRAYGDFWPYMMVAEGAVDMCAEPELSLWDMAATSIVVTEAGGGFTGLDGRPGPHSGNAAASNGLLHDELLGYLNQRY; this is encoded by the coding sequence ATGCCCGACTACCTTGACGACCTGCGTCTCGCCCATGTCCTCGCGGACGCCGCCGACGCCGCGACGATGGACCGGTTCAAGGCCCTCGACCTCAAGGTGGAGACCAAACCGGACATGACGCCGGTGACCGAGGCGGACAGGGGCGCGGAGGACGTCGTCCGAGGCCACCTGAAGCGTGCCCGTCCGAGGGACGCGGTTCTCGGCGAGGAGTACGGGGTGGAGGGCACGGGGCCGCGGCGCTGGGTGATCGACCCGATCGACGGCACCAAGAACTACGTGCGCGGCGTTCCCGTCTGGGCCACCCTGATCTCCCTGACGGAGGCCGGCGAGGGGGGCTTCCAGCCTGTCGTCGGTCTCGTCTCGGCTCCCGCGCTCGGCCGCCGCTGGTGGGCGGCGAAGGGCCACGGCGCGTACAGCGGCCGCAGCCTGACCTCGGCCTCCCGGCTCCAGGTCTCCCGGGTGTCCAAACTCGCCGACGCCTCGTTCGCGTACTCCTCACTCAGCGGCTGGGAGGAGCAGGGGCGCCTGGACGGCTTCCTGGACCTCACCCGCGAGGTGTGGCGGACGCGCGCGTACGGCGACTTCTGGCCGTACATGATGGTCGCGGAGGGGGCGGTCGACATGTGCGCCGAGCCCGAGCTGTCGCTCTGGGACATGGCCGCCACCTCGATCGTCGTCACCGAGGCGGGCGGCGGTTTCACCGGACTCGACGGCCGGCCCGGACCGCACAGCGGCAACGCGGCCGCCTCGAACGGCCTGCTGCATGACGAGCTGCTGGGCTACCTCAACCAGCGTTACTAG
- a CDS encoding UPF0182 family membrane protein: MRVGRPSRRVRTLLTTLGVLAVLGMAFTMFAGFWTDWLWYRSVDYSSVFTTTLWTKIGLFFVFGLLMALAVGFNIWLAHRMRPPLSAMSMEQQNLDRYRMGIAPYKKWLLLGITALLGLIAGASASSQWRTWLMWVNGVPFGQKDPQFKLDVAFYAFDLPWYRFLLGFGFAATILSLIAAALTHYLYGGLRVTSPGARATASATGHLSVLLGVFVALKAVAYWLDRYGLAVKSSDFKATDSWTGLRYVDANAYLPAKTILFCIAVICALLFFATLWRRTWQLPVIGFGLMVLSAILIGGLYPAIVQKFQVQPNEQAKEAPYVEKNLKATREAYGIEDAQVDDYPGTSQTEDKTELRGQVSDTASIRIIDPNIVSPTFQQLQQIRNYYAFPTNLDVDRYPDPATGTEQDTVIGLREINLNGIPKRNWINDHFRYTHGYGAVAAKGTSADAGGRPDFTESDLPSKGDLGTYEQRVYYGERTTTYSIVGGPQKEIDYSDDSGEKTTSYEGDSGVNLENPVNRAAYAAAFSEPQILYSGAIGEGSRILYNRTPKERVEAVAPWLTIDGDAYPAVVEGRIQWIVDAYTTTNGYPYASRTTLGDTTADSLTATNDSRTVVAQENQVNYIRNSVKATVDAYSGKVELYQWDTQDPVLKTWMKAFPGTVDPKSEISDDLMNHLRYPQDLFKVQRELLTRYHVKDATTFLSGSEVWQVPDDPTNKTGDAVPPYYLSMKMPDQQEQAFSLTTTFTPNGRDNLSAFMAVDAEAGSEGYGKIRVLKLPTSTTAAGPKQVQSQFNSQQDIAETIRLLRGGDSEVEYGNLLAVPLDGGLLYVEPVYVRGGGLKYPLLRKVLVTYGGQTAFEDTLEQALDKIFGTDGAATEPPEGEGEGEGEGEGEGTGEEEGAEPPSSDTPTVQEALNDAQEAFEAGQEALQKNDWEAYGQAQEDLEEALRRAEEAQSAEGRGGSGTSDSSPGPDSSPSS; encoded by the coding sequence ATGAGAGTGGGCCGCCCGTCCCGGCGGGTCCGAACCCTGCTCACGACACTGGGCGTCCTGGCCGTCCTCGGCATGGCGTTCACCATGTTCGCGGGGTTCTGGACCGACTGGCTGTGGTACCGCTCGGTCGACTACTCGTCGGTGTTCACGACGACCCTGTGGACCAAGATCGGACTCTTCTTCGTCTTCGGTCTGCTGATGGCCCTCGCGGTCGGCTTCAACATCTGGCTGGCACACCGGATGCGGCCGCCGCTGAGCGCCATGTCGATGGAGCAGCAGAACCTCGACCGCTACCGGATGGGCATCGCCCCGTACAAGAAGTGGCTGCTGCTCGGCATCACCGCGCTGCTCGGGCTGATCGCCGGTGCCTCGGCCTCGAGCCAGTGGCGCACCTGGCTGATGTGGGTCAACGGGGTGCCGTTCGGCCAGAAGGACCCGCAGTTCAAGCTCGACGTGGCGTTCTACGCCTTCGACCTGCCCTGGTACCGGTTTCTGCTCGGGTTCGGCTTCGCGGCCACCATCCTGTCGCTGATCGCGGCCGCGCTCACCCACTACCTGTACGGCGGTCTGCGGGTCACCAGCCCCGGCGCGCGTGCCACGGCCTCGGCCACCGGCCATCTGTCGGTGCTCCTCGGCGTCTTCGTCGCCCTGAAGGCGGTCGCGTACTGGCTCGACCGGTACGGCCTGGCGGTCAAGTCCAGCGACTTCAAGGCGACCGACAGCTGGACCGGTCTGCGGTACGTCGACGCCAACGCCTATCTGCCGGCGAAGACGATCCTGTTCTGCATCGCCGTCATCTGCGCGCTGCTGTTCTTCGCCACCCTGTGGCGGCGCACCTGGCAGCTGCCCGTGATCGGCTTCGGCCTGATGGTGCTGTCGGCGATCCTCATCGGCGGCCTGTACCCGGCGATCGTGCAGAAGTTCCAGGTCCAGCCGAACGAGCAGGCCAAGGAAGCGCCGTACGTCGAGAAGAACCTCAAGGCGACGCGTGAGGCCTACGGCATCGAAGACGCCCAGGTCGACGACTACCCGGGAACCAGCCAGACCGAGGACAAGACCGAGCTCCGGGGCCAGGTCTCCGACACGGCGAGCATCCGGATCATAGACCCGAACATCGTCTCGCCGACGTTCCAGCAGCTCCAGCAGATCAGGAACTACTACGCGTTCCCGACCAACCTGGACGTGGACCGCTATCCCGATCCCGCGACCGGCACGGAGCAGGACACCGTCATCGGTCTGCGCGAGATCAACCTGAACGGCATCCCCAAGCGGAACTGGATCAACGACCACTTCCGGTACACCCACGGATACGGTGCCGTCGCGGCCAAGGGCACCAGCGCCGACGCCGGCGGCCGTCCGGATTTCACCGAGTCGGACCTGCCGTCCAAGGGTGACCTGGGGACGTACGAGCAGCGCGTCTACTATGGCGAGCGGACGACGACGTACTCGATCGTCGGCGGCCCCCAGAAGGAGATCGACTACTCCGACGACAGCGGCGAGAAGACGACCAGTTACGAGGGCGACAGCGGCGTCAACCTCGAGAACCCGGTCAACCGGGCCGCCTACGCCGCCGCGTTCAGCGAGCCGCAGATCCTGTACTCCGGTGCCATCGGAGAGGGCTCGCGGATTCTGTACAACCGCACGCCCAAGGAGCGCGTCGAAGCGGTCGCCCCCTGGCTGACCATCGACGGCGACGCCTACCCCGCGGTGGTGGAGGGCCGGATCCAGTGGATCGTGGACGCCTACACGACCACCAACGGCTATCCGTACGCCTCGCGGACGACCCTCGGTGACACGACGGCCGACTCGCTGACCGCCACCAACGACAGCCGCACGGTGGTGGCCCAGGAGAACCAGGTCAACTACATCCGCAACTCGGTGAAGGCGACCGTCGACGCGTACAGCGGCAAGGTCGAGCTCTACCAGTGGGACACCCAGGATCCCGTCCTGAAGACATGGATGAAGGCGTTCCCGGGCACGGTCGACCCGAAGAGCGAGATCTCCGACGACCTGATGAATCATCTGCGGTATCCGCAGGACCTGTTCAAGGTGCAGCGCGAACTGCTGACCCGCTACCACGTGAAGGACGCCACCACGTTCCTCAGTGGCAGCGAGGTGTGGCAGGTGCCGGACGACCCGACGAACAAGACGGGCGACGCGGTACCGCCGTACTACCTGAGCATGAAGATGCCCGACCAGCAGGAACAGGCCTTCTCGCTCACCACCACGTTCACTCCGAACGGCCGTGACAACCTCAGCGCGTTCATGGCGGTCGACGCCGAGGCGGGCAGTGAGGGGTACGGCAAGATCAGAGTCCTGAAACTGCCGACGAGCACCACGGCCGCCGGACCCAAACAGGTCCAGAGCCAGTTCAACTCCCAGCAGGACATCGCGGAGACGATCAGGCTGCTGAGAGGCGGCGACTCCGAAGTGGAGTACGGCAACCTGCTGGCCGTCCCGCTCGACGGCGGACTGCTGTACGTGGAGCCGGTCTATGTGCGCGGTGGCGGACTCAAGTACCCGCTGCTGCGGAAGGTGCTGGTGACCTACGGAGGCCAGACCGCCTTCGAGGACACTCTGGAGCAGGCTCTTGACAAGATCTTCGGAACGGATGGCGCGGCCACCGAGCCACCGGAAGGCGAGGGCGAGGGCGAGGGCGAGGGCGAGGGCGAAGGAACCGGCGAGGAGGAAGGCGCCGAGCCGCCGTCGTCCGACACCCCGACGGTCCAAGAGGCTCTGAACGACGCCCAGGAGGCCTTCGAGGCCGGCCAGGAAGCCCTGCAGAAGAACGACTGGGAAGCCTACGGCCAGGCGCAGGAGGACCTCGAGGAGGCCCTGCGCAGGGCCGAGGAGGCCCAGTCCGCGGAAGGCCGAGGCGGCTCGGGCACGTCGGACAGCAGTCCCGGCCCCGACTCGAGCCCGAGCAGTTAG
- the rsgA gene encoding ribosome small subunit-dependent GTPase A, whose product MRRYGKHTDEDDIRSRPNRKGNRPRTHIRPKHEDAAEGMVLTVDRGRLTCLVEDRTVFAMKARELGRKAAVVGDRVAIVGDLSGEKDTLARIVRIEKRTSVLRRTADDDDPYERVVVANADQLAVVTALSDPEPRPRLIDRCLVAAYDGGLTPLLVLTKSDLAPPDKLLELYGDLDIPHVVTSRAELESGAAADRVREQLAGRITAFVGHSGVGKTTLVNALVPQERRRSTGHVNAVTGRGRHTTTSALALPLSGAEGWVVDTPGVRSFGLAHVDPSRVILAFPDLGPGTEGCPRACSHDEPDCALDAWVAEGHADPARLYSLRRLLAAREHTEGD is encoded by the coding sequence ATGCGCCGCTACGGCAAGCACACCGACGAGGACGACATCCGCTCCCGTCCGAACCGCAAGGGCAACCGGCCGCGCACCCACATCCGGCCCAAACACGAGGACGCCGCCGAGGGCATGGTCCTCACCGTCGACCGGGGCCGGCTCACCTGCCTCGTCGAGGACCGGACCGTGTTCGCCATGAAGGCCCGTGAGCTGGGCCGCAAGGCGGCGGTGGTCGGCGACCGGGTCGCGATCGTCGGCGACCTCTCCGGGGAGAAGGACACCCTCGCGCGGATCGTCCGCATCGAGAAGCGGACGTCGGTACTGCGCCGTACCGCGGACGACGACGACCCCTACGAGCGGGTCGTCGTCGCCAACGCCGACCAGCTGGCCGTCGTCACCGCCCTCTCCGACCCCGAGCCCCGCCCACGCCTGATCGACCGCTGCCTGGTCGCGGCGTACGACGGCGGGCTCACCCCGCTGCTGGTCCTGACGAAGTCGGACCTCGCACCACCGGACAAACTGCTGGAGCTGTACGGCGACCTCGACATCCCGCACGTCGTCACCAGCCGCGCGGAACTGGAGAGCGGTGCGGCGGCCGACCGGGTGCGGGAGCAGCTGGCGGGCCGGATCACGGCGTTCGTGGGGCACTCCGGGGTCGGCAAGACGACCCTGGTGAACGCGCTGGTGCCGCAGGAGCGGCGGCGGTCGACCGGGCATGTCAACGCGGTGACAGGGCGGGGGCGCCATACGACGACGTCCGCGCTGGCGCTGCCGTTGTCGGGCGCCGAGGGGTGGGTGGTCGACACCCCCGGAGTGCGGTCGTTCGGCCTCGCGCACGTCGATCCGTCACGGGTCATCCTCGCCTTTCCCGACCTCGGTCCGGGTACGGAGGGCTGCCCCCGCGCGTGCAGCCACGACGAGCCGGACTGCGCGCTGGACGCGTGGGTCGCCGAGGGACACGCGGACCCGGCGCGGCTGTACTCGCTGCGGCGGCTGCTGGCGGCCCGGGAGCACACGGAGGGCGACTGA
- a CDS encoding PPA1309 family protein, translating to MSNTPMAASPLTRAVLEIDAYVSGLGWDQPARLFALVDTARLRAEQPSLAHRLGPGDEQGTTALTPIEQDAIPTGQPLDEFLGTVAWPDSVAGCALTVERLMLPPSAEAQVPQDLEEDALAAWVAKHPKRQEVRMTVAVLRDGARDSALRLRGKDSPTEVLTGSALVPGLAEALTATFEA from the coding sequence ATGTCCAACACACCCATGGCGGCGAGCCCGCTCACCCGGGCCGTGCTCGAGATCGACGCGTACGTCTCCGGCCTCGGCTGGGACCAGCCCGCCCGGCTCTTCGCCCTCGTAGACACCGCACGGCTGCGTGCCGAGCAGCCTTCTCTCGCGCACCGGCTCGGTCCGGGCGACGAGCAGGGGACGACCGCCCTCACCCCGATCGAGCAGGATGCCATTCCAACGGGCCAGCCGCTGGACGAGTTCCTGGGCACCGTCGCCTGGCCCGACTCGGTGGCCGGCTGCGCCCTGACCGTGGAACGTCTGATGCTGCCGCCGTCCGCGGAGGCCCAGGTTCCGCAGGACCTGGAGGAGGACGCGCTGGCCGCGTGGGTGGCGAAGCACCCGAAGCGCCAGGAGGTCCGTATGACGGTCGCGGTACTGCGCGACGGCGCCCGCGATTCCGCTCTGCGGCTGCGGGGGAAGGACTCTCCGACGGAGGTCCTCACCGGTTCTGCCCTGGTGCCGGGCCTGGCGGAGGCGTTGACGGCGACGTTCGAGGCGTAG
- a CDS encoding DMT family transporter: MAWLLVVVAGLLETGFAVCLKLSHGFTRLWPTIAFCVFALGSFGLLTMALKKLDVGPAYAVWTGIGAAGTAVYGMVFLGDLVSTLKIVSITLVIVGVIGLQLSGSAR, from the coding sequence ATGGCGTGGCTGCTGGTCGTGGTGGCCGGGTTGCTCGAGACCGGTTTCGCCGTGTGCCTGAAGCTGTCCCACGGCTTCACACGGCTCTGGCCGACGATCGCCTTCTGCGTGTTCGCGCTGGGCAGCTTCGGCCTGCTCACCATGGCCCTGAAGAAACTGGACGTCGGGCCCGCGTACGCCGTGTGGACGGGGATCGGGGCCGCCGGCACGGCCGTCTACGGGATGGTGTTCCTGGGTGACCTGGTGTCGACGCTGAAGATCGTGTCGATCACCTTGGTGATCGTCGGCGTGATCGGGCTGCAGTTGTCTGGGTCGGCGCGCTGA
- a CDS encoding TetR/AcrR family transcriptional regulator: MMPAARESLLDAAYTALARRPWSAVRMVDVAATAGVSRQTLYNEFGSKDGLARALARREADGYLAGVDRALTVHSDPRDRLTAAAEWTAAAARQNALVRALLTGCWSEYLPSPALAPVRSGSAVPAQRHADGPLPSPGDLVALVRDRAVAVLTGPGVPGPADAAELTRACELVVRLALSCIAAPPAEGGVADLVRSALYRQPAP; the protein is encoded by the coding sequence ATGATGCCTGCAGCGCGGGAATCCCTGTTGGACGCCGCTTACACGGCCCTCGCGCGCCGCCCGTGGTCCGCGGTACGGATGGTGGACGTGGCCGCGACGGCCGGGGTGTCCCGGCAGACGCTCTACAACGAGTTCGGCAGCAAGGACGGACTCGCCAGGGCCCTGGCCCGCAGAGAGGCCGACGGCTACCTCGCCGGCGTCGACCGGGCCCTCACGGTCCACAGCGACCCCCGCGACCGGCTCACCGCGGCGGCCGAGTGGACCGCCGCCGCGGCCCGCCAGAATGCCCTCGTCCGGGCCCTGCTCACCGGCTGCTGGAGCGAGTACCTGCCCTCCCCGGCCCTCGCGCCGGTCCGGTCCGGCTCTGCCGTCCCCGCCCAACGCCACGCCGACGGTCCGCTGCCCTCGCCCGGTGACCTCGTCGCGCTCGTCCGCGACCGCGCGGTGGCCGTCCTGACCGGCCCCGGCGTGCCCGGGCCGGCCGACGCCGCGGAGCTGACCCGCGCCTGCGAACTGGTGGTGCGCCTCGCCCTGTCCTGCATCGCCGCGCCGCCGGCCGAGGGCGGTGTCGCCGATCTGGTCCGCAGTGCCCTGTACCGTCAGCCGGCGCCGTAG
- a CDS encoding Fur family transcriptional regulator, whose product MSDLLERLRGRGWRMTAQRRVVAEVLDGDHVHLTADEVHARAVTKLPEISRATVYNTLGELVTLGEVVEVSTDKRAKRYDPNAHRPHHHLVCARCGAIRDVHPTGNPLADLPDTERFGFTVSGVEMTYRGVCPNCVPA is encoded by the coding sequence ATGAGCGACCTTCTGGAACGACTGCGCGGGCGTGGCTGGCGGATGACCGCACAGCGTCGTGTGGTGGCCGAGGTCCTCGACGGCGATCACGTCCATCTGACGGCCGACGAGGTGCACGCCCGAGCTGTCACCAAGCTGCCCGAGATCTCCCGGGCGACCGTCTACAACACACTGGGCGAGCTGGTCACGCTCGGTGAGGTGGTGGAGGTCTCCACGGACAAACGGGCCAAGCGCTACGACCCGAACGCCCACCGGCCGCACCACCACCTGGTGTGCGCACGGTGCGGCGCGATCCGTGACGTGCATCCGACCGGCAACCCGCTGGCCGACCTCCCCGACACGGAGCGCTTCGGCTTCACGGTGTCGGGCGTCGAGATGACGTACCGCGGCGTCTGCCCGAACTGCGTACCTGCGTAA
- a CDS encoding catalase, whose protein sequence is MTQGPLTTEAGAPVSDNQNSESAGVGGPVLVQDQLLLEKLAHFNRERIPERVVHARGAGAYGTFKVTADVTKYTRAKFLSEVGKETETFVRFSTVAGNLGAPDAVRDPRGFALKFYTEEGNYDLVGNNTPVFFIRDAIKFPDFIHTQKRDPYTGSQEADNVFDFWGLSPESTHQVTWLFGDRGIPASYRHMDGFSSHTYQWNNEAGEVFWVKYHFKTDQGIRNLTAGEAEVLAGRDPDSHQRDLRESIERGDFPSWTVGVQIMPAAEAATYRFNPFDLTKVWPHADYPVIEFGKLELDRNPENIFAEVEQSVFSPGHFVPGIGPSPDRMLQGRVFSYADAHRYRVGINADHLPVNRPHATEARTYSRDGHLYDGRHKGAKNYEPNSFDGPVQIDRPLWEPIAVTGLTGETATPSHAEDDDFVQAGNLYRLMSEDEKVRLVDNLAGALSGVTRDDIAERAINNFRQADEDFGKRLEAAVQALRG, encoded by the coding sequence GTGACGCAGGGACCGCTCACCACGGAGGCCGGGGCTCCGGTATCCGACAATCAGAACAGTGAGAGCGCGGGCGTCGGTGGCCCGGTGCTCGTTCAGGACCAGCTGCTTCTGGAGAAGCTGGCCCACTTCAATCGTGAGCGCATTCCGGAGCGCGTGGTGCACGCCCGCGGCGCCGGCGCCTACGGAACCTTCAAGGTCACCGCCGACGTGACGAAGTACACCAGGGCCAAGTTCCTGTCCGAGGTGGGCAAGGAGACGGAGACCTTCGTCCGTTTCTCGACCGTGGCAGGCAATCTGGGCGCTCCGGACGCCGTGCGCGACCCGCGTGGTTTCGCGCTGAAGTTCTACACCGAAGAGGGCAACTACGACCTCGTCGGCAACAACACCCCGGTCTTCTTCATCCGGGACGCCATCAAGTTCCCCGACTTCATCCACACGCAGAAGCGCGACCCGTACACGGGCTCGCAGGAGGCGGACAACGTCTTCGACTTCTGGGGCCTGTCGCCCGAGTCCACCCACCAGGTGACCTGGCTGTTCGGTGACCGCGGTATCCCGGCGTCCTACCGTCACATGGACGGTTTCAGCTCCCACACCTACCAGTGGAACAACGAGGCCGGCGAGGTCTTCTGGGTCAAGTACCACTTCAAGACCGACCAGGGCATCAGGAACCTCACCGCCGGGGAGGCCGAGGTCCTCGCGGGCAGGGACCCCGACTCGCACCAGCGTGACCTGCGCGAGTCCATCGAGCGGGGCGACTTCCCGTCCTGGACCGTGGGCGTGCAGATCATGCCGGCGGCCGAGGCGGCCACGTACCGCTTCAACCCGTTCGACCTGACCAAGGTCTGGCCGCACGCGGACTACCCGGTCATCGAGTTCGGCAAGCTGGAGCTCGACCGCAACCCGGAGAACATCTTCGCCGAGGTCGAGCAGTCCGTCTTCAGCCCCGGTCACTTCGTGCCCGGCATCGGTCCGTCCCCGGACAGGATGCTCCAGGGCCGCGTCTTCTCCTACGCGGACGCCCACCGGTACCGGGTCGGGATCAACGCCGACCACCTGCCGGTCAACCGCCCGCACGCCACCGAGGCGCGCACCTACTCCCGTGACGGCCACCTGTACGACGGCCGTCACAAGGGTGCGAAGAACTACGAGCCGAACAGCTTCGACGGTCCGGTCCAGATCGACCGTCCGCTGTGGGAGCCCATCGCGGTGACCGGTCTCACCGGCGAGACGGCCACGCCGTCCCACGCCGAGGACGACGACTTCGTGCAGGCGGGCAACCTCTACCGGCTGATGAGCGAGGACGAGAAGGTCCGCCTGGTCGACAACCTGGCGGGCGCCCTCTCCGGGGTCACGCGCGACGACATCGCCGAGCGCGCGATCAACAACTTCCGTCAGGCGGACGAGGACTTCGGCAAGCGGCTGGAGGCCGCGGTCCAGGCCCTTCGCGGCTGA